Proteins found in one Gouania willdenowi unplaced genomic scaffold, fGouWil2.1 scaffold_315_arrow_ctg1, whole genome shotgun sequence genomic segment:
- the LOC114459459 gene encoding E3 ubiquitin-protein ligase TRIM39-like isoform X1, whose protein sequence is MSKFVDMSPACSGTSEHHFLCSICLEVLTDPVTTPCGHNFCKTCISTHWDTSTTSRCPVCNQVFSTKPQMKVNIMMREMVSQFRRESEKKAAAPGEVPCDVCTGTKVKALKSCLDCVFSYCETHLEPHLTASGLRRHQLVEPVENLESRMCPKHSKPLELFCQSDHTRVCLMCSVLEHRSHQLVPLGEDLFEDKKVYLQQMIQKRREKLEEIRESVRIRKEAADRGKAEGVEMFTALMELVRRGLKELMKTMEEQQEAEEREAQGLIKELEEEISELMKRSSEVEQLSHSEDHFLQHFCSLKAPPATKDWTEVMVHPSSYKETVLRAVAQLEDTLSDKMMKMKMLEMKRLQQFAVDVTFDPPTANLYLVLSDDGKQVYCNAVWKNLPDNKERFSPCVSVLGKQNFSSGRFYFEVQVKGKTEWDLGVVEESINRKGYITATPKNGLWTVILRDGNVYAACEDPSVILHLKCVPEKVGVFVDYEEGVVSFYDVDAAALIYSFTHCCFTHKLHPYFSPGLNYGGKNSAPLIICPVNQSE, encoded by the exons ATGTCAAAG TTTGTGGACATGTCTCCTGCCTGCAGTGGGACGTCtgaacatcacttcctgtgctcCATCTGTCTGGAGGTGCTCACTGATCCAGTCACCACACCATGTGGACACAACTTCTGCAAAACATGCATCAGCACACACTGGGACACCAGTACCACCAGCAGGTGTCCCGTGTGTAATCAGGTGTTCAGCACTAAACCTCAGATGAAGGTCAATATTATGATGCGTGAGATGGTTTCTCAGTTCAGACGTGAATCTGAGAagaaagcagcagcaccaggagaAGTTCCCTGTGACGTCTGCACTGGAACCAAAGTAAAGGCCCTGAAGTCCTGCCTGGACTGTGTGTTCTCCTACTGTGAGACTCACCTGGAGCCTCATCTGACAGCATCAGGCCTGAGAAGACATCAGCTGGTGGAGCCTGTGGAGAACCTGGAATCCAGGATGTGTCCAAAGCACAGCAAACCTCTGGAGCTGTTCTGTCAGAGTGATCATACACGTGTCTGCTTGATGTGTTCTGTTTTGGAGCACAGGAGTCACCAGTTAGTCCCTCTGGGAGAAGATCTGTTTGAAGACAAGAAAGTTTATCTTCAGCAGATGATCCaaaagagacgagagaagctgGAGGAGATCAGAGAGTCAGTGAGGATCAGGAAGGAAGCAGCAGACAGAGGGAAAGCTGAAGGTGTGGAGATGTTCACTGCTTTGATGGAGCTTGTTCGGAgaggcctgaaggagctgatgaagacaatggaggagcaacaggaagcagaagagagagaggctcaaggtttgatcaaagagctggaggaggaaatctctgagctgatgaagagaagctctgaggtggagcagctctccCACTCTGAAGACCACTTCCTCCAACACTTCTGCTCCCTGAAAGCTCCTCCAGCCACCAAGGACTGGACAGAGGTCATGGTCCATCCATCATCATATAAGGAGACTGTGCTGAGAGCTGTGGCTCAGCtggaggacacactcagtgacaagatgatgaagatgaagatgttaGAGATGAAGAGGCTGCAGCAGTTTGCAGTAGATGTGACTTTTGATCCTCCTACAGCTAATCTTTACCTtgtcctgtctgatgatggaaaaCAAGTTTACTGCAATGCTGTGTGGAAGAACCTTCCAGACAACAAAGAGAGATTTTCTCCTTGTGTCAGTGTTTTAGGGAAGCAGAATTTCAGTTCAGGTAGATTTTACTTTGAGGTTCAggttaaaggaaaaactgaGTGGGATTTAGGAGTGGTTGAAGAATCCATCAACAGGAAGGGATATATTACTGCGACTCCTAAGAATGGTTTATGGACTGTGATCctcagagatggaaatgtgtatGCAGCATGTGAAGATCCTTCAGTTattcttcatctgaagtgtgttcctgagaaggtgggtgtgtttgtggactatgaggagggtgtggtctccttttatgatgtagatgcagcagctctgatctactcctttactcactgctgcttcactcaCAAACTACACCCATACTTTAGTCCTGGTTTAAACTACGGTGGTAAAAACTCAGCACCTCTGATCATctgtcctgtcaatcaaagtgaatga
- the LOC114459459 gene encoding E3 ubiquitin-protein ligase TRIM21-like isoform X2 produces MKVNIMMREMVSQFRRESEKKAAAPGEVPCDVCTGTKVKALKSCLDCVFSYCETHLEPHLTASGLRRHQLVEPVENLESRMCPKHSKPLELFCQSDHTRVCLMCSVLEHRSHQLVPLGEDLFEDKKVYLQQMIQKRREKLEEIRESVRIRKEAADRGKAEGVEMFTALMELVRRGLKELMKTMEEQQEAEEREAQGLIKELEEEISELMKRSSEVEQLSHSEDHFLQHFCSLKAPPATKDWTEVMVHPSSYKETVLRAVAQLEDTLSDKMMKMKMLEMKRLQQFAVDVTFDPPTANLYLVLSDDGKQVYCNAVWKNLPDNKERFSPCVSVLGKQNFSSGRFYFEVQVKGKTEWDLGVVEESINRKGYITATPKNGLWTVILRDGNVYAACEDPSVILHLKCVPEKVGVFVDYEEGVVSFYDVDAAALIYSFTHCCFTHKLHPYFSPGLNYGGKNSAPLIICPVNQSE; encoded by the coding sequence ATGAAGGTCAATATTATGATGCGTGAGATGGTTTCTCAGTTCAGACGTGAATCTGAGAagaaagcagcagcaccaggagaAGTTCCCTGTGACGTCTGCACTGGAACCAAAGTAAAGGCCCTGAAGTCCTGCCTGGACTGTGTGTTCTCCTACTGTGAGACTCACCTGGAGCCTCATCTGACAGCATCAGGCCTGAGAAGACATCAGCTGGTGGAGCCTGTGGAGAACCTGGAATCCAGGATGTGTCCAAAGCACAGCAAACCTCTGGAGCTGTTCTGTCAGAGTGATCATACACGTGTCTGCTTGATGTGTTCTGTTTTGGAGCACAGGAGTCACCAGTTAGTCCCTCTGGGAGAAGATCTGTTTGAAGACAAGAAAGTTTATCTTCAGCAGATGATCCaaaagagacgagagaagctgGAGGAGATCAGAGAGTCAGTGAGGATCAGGAAGGAAGCAGCAGACAGAGGGAAAGCTGAAGGTGTGGAGATGTTCACTGCTTTGATGGAGCTTGTTCGGAgaggcctgaaggagctgatgaagacaatggaggagcaacaggaagcagaagagagagaggctcaaggtttgatcaaagagctggaggaggaaatctctgagctgatgaagagaagctctgaggtggagcagctctccCACTCTGAAGACCACTTCCTCCAACACTTCTGCTCCCTGAAAGCTCCTCCAGCCACCAAGGACTGGACAGAGGTCATGGTCCATCCATCATCATATAAGGAGACTGTGCTGAGAGCTGTGGCTCAGCtggaggacacactcagtgacaagatgatgaagatgaagatgttaGAGATGAAGAGGCTGCAGCAGTTTGCAGTAGATGTGACTTTTGATCCTCCTACAGCTAATCTTTACCTtgtcctgtctgatgatggaaaaCAAGTTTACTGCAATGCTGTGTGGAAGAACCTTCCAGACAACAAAGAGAGATTTTCTCCTTGTGTCAGTGTTTTAGGGAAGCAGAATTTCAGTTCAGGTAGATTTTACTTTGAGGTTCAggttaaaggaaaaactgaGTGGGATTTAGGAGTGGTTGAAGAATCCATCAACAGGAAGGGATATATTACTGCGACTCCTAAGAATGGTTTATGGACTGTGATCctcagagatggaaatgtgtatGCAGCATGTGAAGATCCTTCAGTTattcttcatctgaagtgtgttcctgagaaggtgggtgtgtttgtggactatgaggagggtgtggtctccttttatgatgtagatgcagcagctctgatctactcctttactcactgctgcttcactcaCAAACTACACCCATACTTTAGTCCTGGTTTAAACTACGGTGGTAAAAACTCAGCACCTCTGATCATctgtcctgtcaatcaaagtgaatga